The sequence ggttaagtcccgttttagtttaataatatgagtgaagattgGTGTTATTTGTCAGTCAGAGCTTGCAAGCTAAACCAGGTTCACTTCCTATTCGAATAAGCTGAAACTtcatatgtacacattaaaataATCCAACTTAATTTTGTTTCAGTTTTATATATCTACTTGTTTTGATTAGTACTGTGTAGTTGTGTATGATAAttgaataatatatttttattattcaatGCCTACTGtaacttatttaatttaaactgaTTTGTTCACAGGAAATGACACGGACCATGTGGAACTTTTAGGACCATTTGAAGTTTCTAGTTTAGATTCTGAAAAGGGAAAAGTTATTGACATTCAAGACGTAAGTATCACATAATTTCTTCTgtagttttttttgtattttatgaaAAGCCTTGATAGTGAGACTCTGTTCTTTTAATTTTCCCAAAATTTATTGAAACCTTATGAATAAGGGGACTGCTAAGTTTAATGctgtaatattatataatattattgctaTACTATCGTGTTTATGTATCATAAGTAGTCCTTTTCAAGCTTATTTATACGCAATTAAGTTTatcgttaatttttattttatacgcaGTCGTGCAGCTTCGGTAAACCAGTAGGCGTGACAATAAACGCGTGCAACAGCCACTCCAGCCGAAGGTTCTCCGACGGGCCGCCGCCGCGGCTCAGCTCCAACATGACGCAAGCGACAGTGCAGTGCGAGCCTCGAGCGTGCCCCGCCGGGGTCCACGTGCAGATTATACAGTATTGTGATTCTGGGAAATATATTACTAGACCATAAACGTTATTCAACTggttaaaatgttttattttattggttacATACTCTAGCTTTATCCCTTGgtgaaatttgaaaattgcggaattttTCGTACAAAACTTCGACTCCCCATTTAAGGGAACTGGGGGttcggaaagagacaaaaagtagcctttgtcgcCCTtaattccttcaactatctctatataaataaatcacgtcaattcatcgctccgttttgccgtgaaagagggaaaaatagacacacacagtttcccaAATGAGTATGGATGAGTTTCCtcttcttaaataatattagtttttGTCACAGATTGTGGGAGTCTGGGTTTGCTATAGATTTGTACATAACCCAGCAAGATTCctatgaatgttttttttaatcattgaCGTTAAAATACTATTTCGGCGGCGTCGGCGGCGGTTGTATCGACGGCAGCGAAGTCGGCATGAGCTGACACCGCCGACTCTGTTATTTTCTCTGGATGGataaataaattgataatgGAATTTgtgttaattattaaaattgaaaCGGTCATAGATAGGATTCAATACAGGGTTAAAATAAGGGACCAGAGGGCACTTTGTCAGTTTCAGTGCGTATTTATATTATCTCCGTGGGTGGATGATGACATATACGATAGGTACACTACCTAACAATGTTTCTTACTATAAGTTTGCACTGCCATATAGGCTTTACACTTGCTAGCTTTTTTATATTCCACATAGCGTTATTctctttgtaatttatttatttaaataaagtttaaataaattgcACGACACAAAATTGTACAAATAGCGGACTtaaatgccttaaggcattctctcccaatcaaccattggatcaaacagaaacttaataaaaatatgaatcatACAAATGAAATATGAACTACTCTTCTCCCTTCGCTAGGCCACAAATCGAGATGGAACAATCGAGAAATAACCAGTTCACCGGAGCGATGGCCGAGACAGTAATTGGTCAAACGGCCATCTCCGACAATCTCGCAGGCACAATTAGTCTACGGCTGCGGTGCTCAAACTGTAGGTCTAAGGGAATGGTGGATGACAATTGAGTCGGTGATGTGACGTGGTAGTAACAAGATAGTAGTAGTTCAACGTGGATAGTAACAAAATTCACTCCAATCTTTTaggaaatacatacatacatgcaatcacgcctgtatcccataacggggtaggcagagcacatgaactactcaagcttcagtgccactcttggcaaataaggggctgaaagaaaacgaaactgtgacattgcagtgacaggttgccagcctcccacatacgccacaatttaacccatatcccacagtcgacttctacgacaccaacGGGGCTCCCCCccttccattttaggaaatagGTATCTACCCTAATTAGCTTTCCCAAAATATCAAAATCCAAAAAAACTGACTTACTCTTTCAGAAAAGGTagaccagggtacgtagccgaatggcacaaacgctcacgaaacgctcacgatacgaAACGCtcagtagatatctatctctatcgctcttgcgtattggcgagacagagccagactacttttcgcggcgtttcgttttcgtttcgtgtcgcagaaatgacattcg is a genomic window of Leguminivora glycinivorella isolate SPB_JAAS2020 chromosome 6, LegGlyc_1.1, whole genome shotgun sequence containing:
- the LOC125227329 gene encoding uncharacterized protein LOC125227329, translated to MSPLARSLLALAALLAAADAVCTSNVHGNDTDHVELLGPFEVSSLDSEKGKVIDIQDSCSFGKPVGVTINACNSHSSRRFSDGPPPRLSSNMTQATVQCEPRACPAGVHVQIIQYCDSGKYITRP